The Thioflexithrix psekupsensis genomic interval AATAACACCTCATTACAATGCAATTCATGCAAATATTTATATTCTAATTTCAACGGACTAATCTGCTCCATAATCCGCATTATAAAATTACCCGTTCCCACAAACGGATCAAGAATATGCACGCCTTTACTGGACAGACTTTTATTAAATTCCGTTTTTAAAAAATCATCCACCGATTCCACCATAAAGCTAACAATTTCTTGCGGCGTATAAACAATTCCATGCGTATCTGCGACTTTGACAGCAAAGCCTTGAAAAAACTTTTCATACAAAGTATTTAAAAAAGTTTGCTTACGCTGATAATCGACAATTGTCGCGGCGTTTTTCTCAATTACCTTATAAAAACGCTCAACCCGTGTTAAAAACTGATCACGGCTAAAACTTCTGGTGGTTAAAGCGGCAATGACTTCCTCTAATTTTTTAGCAATGACATTTTTACGTACAAAATCAGGATTATTAAAAATAGTTCTAAACAAACGTTCCGTGAGCAAATGCTGCACTAACATCTCAATAATAGCGGCTCTGGAAATATTAGGATTTATCGTTTCTTGGCACAATTCCCAAAAGTGATTAAATTCATCTTTAAAAGTTTTACTTTCAATTAATTCCTTTTCAATAATACCAACCAATTCCGTGCCTAAATGCCCAACTTTATCCTTAAAATCCTCGACGGCTTCAGCCCATTCTTTATAAAGCGGCTTTTGATAACTAAAAAATAAATCTAAGGCTTCAATTAAAGCCTTTGGATCGTTTTTAATTTCTTTATCAAACACCCGTTTATTTTGCTGGAATAAAACAATTCTAGCGGGAGATTGAAACAAAATATTATCGCTTGGATAATCATCATCTTGAAATTTCTTTTTAATTTCTCGATCTAAAACATCGCCTTCATCTTTCGCCTCCCAAACCCCATAAATTAACACTTTCATTTCCCGATCCACTAAAGCTCCGTCAAGCCGTGCAGAGCTGCGTTTATCTCGCTTAAACGTGTACTGTTCCACCACATCAAGCTCCTGATTTAAGCCCGCACAATGTCGCAACACATTCGCAAAATAAGGCGCGACCGATCCTTCTTTGGTGTAGCCAGCGTCGCGTAGTTCTTGAATAGCAGCGTAATAGTCTTTGATGACTTTATGCGTGGGTTTCAGGTCTAACATTGGGATTACGTCTTGTTTGTGGTGAATTTGGGTGAGTATAGCGTAAAATTTTTTGTCCGAATCAGAATTTTCAGAATTGATGCTTGCAAGTTATTTATTTTCAACAGATTTTTTATTCTTTAATTCCGAAAATTTAGAAATTCTGTAAATTTTGTCTGTTATCTAATAGAATATTGAACAAATCATGATGCACAAATTATGGAATACTTCTTTTCAATTATATTACTCTATTCTATAATGTGTCAATCTCTCAACGGGGTAAAATCTGATTTGTAGAAATCCCTAATTTGAGATTTTAAACGCCATTAAAATAGAACATTATCCATGAAGGTTATTTATTTTATGAAAATTCCTGCTTATTTAAACATAAATACTGTACTAATTACTACCTTTTTTCGCCCCCATAATGCAATGTGGAAATATCAAGTATTAATAATTTTATTATTACTGGGAATGAGTTTTATGGTTTCTGCTCAAACAGAAGCCAGTAATAGCAACGCAGCCACAGCCAGTAGTTTAACGCCTGAAATTGTGGAAGAACGGCAAAATCTTTTAAAAATAGAACGCGAAACCACACAGCAACAACAAAGCCAATTAGATGTCCAAACACAAGAATTGGCAGAACGAATTGCGCAATTACAACCTGAGCAAGTTTCAGAAGAATTATTAAAAGAAGCAGGCTTTACCAAACAAGCGGCACAATTAGAATTAGATAAAGTTCGCGTTACGCAACAAAATTTAACCACGCTCATCCGTGAACAACGCACCGCTTTACAAGATCGCCGTCAACGCCTAGAGACCCTGCAAGCCACCCAAACCACCAATGAAACCGAAGCAGCCGCTTTAAAAACTCGTTTGGAACAACAGCAAATAGCTATTGAATTGCTAGAAAAAAGTTTAGGTATTGAGCAATTACGGTTAGCAAATTTACAAGTCTTAATTGACTTGTTAGAAAAAAAGGTGGATTCAGCCGTGCGTTGGGAAAATGAAGTGACTAAAGCCTACGAATTGCAGCAAAAAGAAAAACTGCAATCTCGCATTCAAGAAGAACGGCAAAATTATTTTAATCAAGCCAGCCAATTACAATTAGAATTATCACGCTTACCAGAAACCGCTCCAGAAGCACAACGGCAATTATTAAAAACACAAATTCAAGTGGCTGAATATCGGGCGCAATGGGTGACGGATGAATTAAAATTTAATTTCATGAATGATACTTTAATGCGGTTAAAAAATTTATTAGAAAAAATGCCTGATCGCATTAATCAACAGCATCAACGAGAAACCGATCATCTAAAACAAGATTTAACCGCTTTAACTTTAGCGTTGAGCAATCGAATTGGCGTGTTGCAACAACAATTAACCGTGCAAAAACAACGTCAAATCGCCAGCGATCAACGCTCTCAACGTTGGTTTAAACAAGAACAAGAAGCCCTAAGCGAATTAACCAAAGATTTACAGCAACAATTACAGCGTGTCACTGAAGTGCATTTATTGTTATTGCCTTTGGAAATGCCATTGGCCACAGCTTATGCCAATAATTTGCGTAATCGTTTAATGCAACGGCGGCAATTACCTGAAAATATGACCGGTTGGCAAACGTTATTGTCAGAAATTAGCGAAGTGCCGCACATCTTTTGGCAACAAACTCAATTTACAGTGCGTGGCTTTTTAAGAGCGTTTCAACAAATTGATGAAAAACGCTGGTCAGTGATTATTCTGGTGGTATTTTTATGGTTAATTATAGTATTTTTTATTCGTTATTATTTGATGGGAATTTTTCATCGACTCAATCAAATGGCGGATATGAGTTCATCGGCTCGCAGTTTATTAATTTTATTAAAATTGCTGCATATTAATCGTATTGGAATTACTCTGACAGGGATTTTATTATTGATGATTTGGCTGGCTGATCCGCCTTATCCCAGCGTGTTAATTAGTGTCACGGTGGCTTTATTGTGGTTGGGTATTAAATTTCCTGTGGATTTGGCGTGGCTTATTTTACATCCGCGTGAAACTTCTCAATCAGAACAACAAGTTGACCTCGCCAAAATAAAGTTATATCGCCAATTGCGTTGGATGGTGATTTTAACCAGCAGTTTAATTATGATTACCACATTGGGGCATATTTTACCTATTGGGTTGATGGTGCAAGATTTAATTGATACGGGATTTATGTTGTTTTTATCGATTACTATTTTCCCGATTATGCACATTCGACATTTATTAATTGGTTCATTAAAACAAACGATCAGCGGTTATTGGTTATTAGTGATTCGTTTAACCACCTTAATGATTCCATTGGCACTGTTGGCTGTGGCATTAATGGGATTGATTGGTTATTTAAATTTAGGTTGGTATGTAGCGTGGCGATTGGGTTTATTTTTATTTATATTTGTTGCGTGGTTAGTGGCGCGGGGTTTATTGCAAGATATTATTAAATTGCTGAAAAACTTTGCGTTAAAGTACAGTGAATATGGTTTGTTATGGACACAAGATATTATTCCGTTATTGGATAAATTATTGGGAGTGGGTTTAGCGATTGGGGCTATTTTTACGTTATTTTGGATTAATGGTTGGTTTAATGATGAAGTCTTTATGAGCAGTGTTAAAGGCTTTTTTGATTATACCGTGTTTACCATTAATGAAGCCAATATTAGTATTGGTAATGTACTGTTATCGATTTT includes:
- a CDS encoding N-6 DNA methylase; the protein is MLDLKPTHKVIKDYYAAIQELRDAGYTKEGSVAPYFANVLRHCAGLNQELDVVEQYTFKRDKRSSARLDGALVDREMKVLIYGVWEAKDEGDVLDREIKKKFQDDDYPSDNILFQSPARIVLFQQNKRVFDKEIKNDPKALIEALDLFFSYQKPLYKEWAEAVEDFKDKVGHLGTELVGIIEKELIESKTFKDEFNHFWELCQETINPNISRAAIIEMLVQHLLTERLFRTIFNNPDFVRKNVIAKKLEEVIAALTTRSFSRDQFLTRVERFYKVIEKNAATIVDYQRKQTFLNTLYEKFFQGFAVKVADTHGIVYTPQEIVSFMVESVDDFLKTEFNKSLSSKGVHILDPFVGTGNFIMRIMEQISPLKLEYKYLHELHCNEVLLLPYYIASMNIEHAFFEKTGNYKSFEGICLVDTFEIIEAKQQALNMFAPENAERVKKQQETPIFVIIGNPPYNVGQVNENDNNKNRKYPVLDSLISQTYAKDSKATNKNALSDVYVKAFAWATERLKNQADEIVAFVTNNSFLNNLAFDGMRDYLATVFDQIYILDLGGNVRKNPKLSGTKHNMFGIQVGVSVVFLIKNHQYRYENLS
- a CDS encoding mechanosensitive ion channel domain-containing protein — translated: MVSAQTEASNSNAATASSLTPEIVEERQNLLKIERETTQQQQSQLDVQTQELAERIAQLQPEQVSEELLKEAGFTKQAAQLELDKVRVTQQNLTTLIREQRTALQDRRQRLETLQATQTTNETEAAALKTRLEQQQIAIELLEKSLGIEQLRLANLQVLIDLLEKKVDSAVRWENEVTKAYELQQKEKLQSRIQEERQNYFNQASQLQLELSRLPETAPEAQRQLLKTQIQVAEYRAQWVTDELKFNFMNDTLMRLKNLLEKMPDRINQQHQRETDHLKQDLTALTLALSNRIGVLQQQLTVQKQRQIASDQRSQRWFKQEQEALSELTKDLQQQLQRVTEVHLLLLPLEMPLATAYANNLRNRLMQRRQLPENMTGWQTLLSEISEVPHIFWQQTQFTVRGFLRAFQQIDEKRWSVIILVVFLWLIIVFFIRYYLMGIFHRLNQMADMSSSARSLLILLKLLHINRIGITLTGILLLMIWLADPPYPSVLISVTVALLWLGIKFPVDLAWLILHPRETSQSEQQVDLAKIKLYRQLRWMVILTSSLIMITTLGHILPIGLMVQDLIDTGFMLFLSITIFPIMHIRHLLIGSLKQTISGYWLLVIRLTTLMIPLALLAVALMGLIGYLNLGWYVAWRLGLFLFIFVAWLVARGLLQDIIKLLKNFALKYSEYGLLWTQDIIPLLDKLLGVGLAIGAIFTLFWINGWFNDEVFMSSVKGFFDYTVFTINEANISIGNVLLSIFTFWAVFWFSSWSKRVTYRWIYSNILDLGVRSSLSIFTQYIVLVIGLLIALKIMGINLTTLMVLLGGLGVGIGFGLQNIVNNFVSGILLLVERPLRTGDIVNVGGNEGEVTQIGMRSLTIKTWNKQDVIVPNSELITNSFVNWTHSDKVLRVTLYIGVSYNDDPHHVKKVMTEALNQVTEILKEPPSTVSLWEFMDSAVSFRVDYYFDLSGPGGLVARDAVLFSIWDALRKEGITIPYPQRDIHVLTTKVPQDNPLTDSTDTYFKAV